From Pseudobdellovibrionaceae bacterium, a single genomic window includes:
- a CDS encoding proline--tRNA ligase yields the protein MRWTNIGIVTTKEVPAEAELISHQLLLRAAYIKKISQGIFVYGHLALKVIRNLESIIREEMEKANAVEIFMPMVQPADLWKTTGRWNKMGDTMLRFKNRTQQEFCLGPTHEEVVTEYIKPFIKSYKNLPLNFYQIQTKYRDEIRPRFGLMRGREFIMKDAYSFDINLEQAQKSYYDMYKTYQNIFNRLGVVYRVVQADTGDIGGSQSHEFHLLADSGEDMLLVSDASDFAANSEICKTLSTKERQKLFKENFNKEEVKKLKQKLVETPNIKSIADLSKFLSIKEDQLVKTLFFNIKTEKTVKKETQECIEPVVILVRGDYDVNPYKLKNLLKATEVELLSEKEVIALTGANPGSCGPVNLKGQAKIYADFSVEELVNYTVGANKTDYHMQNVNHSDFSCKEFFDLRWAVAGDLSPDGKGKLVEYRGIEAGHIFYLGTTYSEKLKAEFLDSNGKTCPVEMGCYGMGVSRLMQAIVEQSHDEDGMIWPMALAPYKVHICLLDPKDEQVSKICEEVYQALISEGVSVLLDDRKERPGFKFKDADLLGMPLRLTFGARSLKEGGVELVERKTHDKKLLPVNTVVKTILEKIKL from the coding sequence AAGAAGTGCCGGCAGAGGCAGAATTAATTAGCCATCAGCTTTTGTTAAGGGCTGCCTATATTAAAAAAATAAGCCAAGGAATTTTTGTTTACGGGCACCTTGCTTTAAAAGTTATTCGTAATTTAGAAAGCATTATCAGAGAAGAAATGGAAAAAGCAAACGCGGTTGAAATTTTTATGCCAATGGTGCAGCCTGCAGATTTATGGAAAACCACAGGCCGTTGGAATAAAATGGGAGACACTATGTTGCGATTTAAAAATCGTACACAGCAAGAATTTTGTTTAGGGCCCACGCACGAAGAGGTGGTTACTGAATATATAAAACCATTTATTAAAAGTTACAAAAACTTACCCCTTAATTTTTACCAAATTCAAACTAAATACCGCGATGAAATTCGCCCTCGCTTTGGTTTAATGAGAGGTCGAGAATTTATCATGAAAGACGCTTACAGCTTTGATATTAATTTAGAGCAAGCTCAAAAATCGTATTACGATATGTACAAAACCTATCAAAATATTTTTAACAGATTAGGGGTTGTTTATCGTGTTGTTCAAGCCGACACAGGGGATATTGGAGGAAGTCAGTCTCATGAGTTCCATTTATTGGCAGACAGTGGTGAAGATATGCTTTTAGTGTCTGATGCTAGTGACTTTGCAGCTAACAGTGAAATTTGTAAAACTTTATCTACTAAAGAAAGACAAAAATTATTTAAAGAAAACTTTAACAAAGAAGAGGTGAAAAAATTAAAGCAAAAGCTTGTTGAAACACCAAACATAAAAAGCATAGCCGATTTATCAAAGTTTTTAAGTATAAAAGAAGATCAATTAGTAAAAACTTTATTTTTTAATATTAAAACAGAAAAAACAGTAAAAAAAGAAACACAAGAATGCATAGAACCAGTGGTGATTTTAGTTCGTGGCGATTATGATGTTAATCCTTACAAATTAAAAAACTTGTTAAAGGCCACCGAGGTGGAGTTGTTGTCCGAAAAAGAAGTAATAGCATTAACGGGGGCTAACCCTGGCAGTTGTGGACCAGTAAATTTAAAAGGTCAGGCAAAAATTTATGCAGATTTTTCTGTTGAAGAGTTAGTTAATTATACTGTGGGCGCTAATAAAACGGATTATCACATGCAAAATGTTAATCATTCTGATTTTTCTTGCAAAGAATTTTTCGATTTACGATGGGCAGTGGCTGGCGACTTATCTCCTGACGGAAAGGGAAAGTTAGTGGAATACAGAGGCATTGAAGCGGGGCATATTTTTTATTTAGGAACAACCTATTCTGAAAAATTAAAAGCCGAGTTTTTAGACAGTAATGGAAAAACCTGCCCTGTGGAAATGGGCTGTTATGGCATGGGAGTTTCTAGGCTTATGCAAGCCATAGTAGAGCAGTCTCATGACGAAGACGGAATGATTTGGCCAATGGCTTTAGCTCCGTATAAAGTGCATATTTGTTTGCTAGACCCTAAAGACGAGCAAGTTAGTAAAATTTGCGAAGAAGTTTATCAAGCTTTAATCAGCGAGGGAGTAAGCGTTTTACTAGATGACCGAAAAGAACGACCAGGCTTTAAGTTTAAAGATGCCGACTTATTGGGAATGCCTTTGCGTTTAACTTTTGGAGCAAGGTCTTTAAAAGAGGGAGGGGTAGAGTTGGTAGAAAGAAAAACCCATGACAAAAAATTGCTTCCTGTAAATACCGTAGTAAAAACTATTTTAGAAAAAATAAAATTATAA
- the pyrF gene encoding orotidine-5'-phosphate decarboxylase: protein MQPILKYPFFLALDKKDPEEAWKFLQAHHDNIGGVKLGPKLILQAGWDFIKKASEIAPVFLDFKFHDIPSVTLAAVKESFRLGASFVTVHASVGKEALSLLYNFQEEANKSRPFKILVVSILTSFSEEQQLPHWKEGAIKDKVKALASLVKQSGLNGFVCSPQEVKYLKPLNPDFFFVTPGIRLTSNHNALAEDDQSRTLTPLEALSAGSNAMVIGRPIYNSENPENILQSIILDCKSVL from the coding sequence ATGCAACCCATATTAAAATATCCTTTTTTTTTAGCTTTAGATAAAAAAGATCCCGAAGAGGCGTGGAAGTTTTTGCAAGCTCATCACGATAATATTGGAGGGGTAAAGCTTGGCCCTAAACTTATTTTACAAGCGGGCTGGGATTTTATAAAAAAAGCATCCGAAATAGCTCCTGTATTTTTAGATTTTAAATTTCATGACATTCCTTCGGTAACTTTAGCTGCGGTAAAGGAAAGTTTTCGTTTAGGTGCTAGTTTTGTTACTGTACATGCGTCTGTTGGAAAAGAAGCTTTGTCGTTACTTTATAATTTTCAAGAAGAAGCCAATAAGTCCAGGCCGTTTAAAATTTTAGTAGTAAGTATTTTAACTAGCTTTTCTGAAGAGCAACAATTACCTCACTGGAAAGAAGGGGCAATTAAAGATAAAGTAAAGGCTCTTGCATCTTTAGTTAAACAGTCTGGCTTAAATGGTTTTGTTTGCTCCCCTCAAGAAGTAAAATACTTAAAGCCATTAAATCCCGACTTTTTTTTTGTTACTCCGGGTATTCGTTTAACTTCTAACCATAATGCATTGGCCGAAGATGATCAAAGCAGAACTTTAACTCCCTTAGAGGCCTTATCAGCAGGCAGCAATGCTATGGTGATTGGTAGGCCAATATATAATAGTGAAAATCCCGAAAATATTTTGCAATCTATCATTTTAGATTGTAAGTCTGTACTTTAG
- a CDS encoding M48 family metallopeptidase, translating into MQSLFTASQFFNIFLIALVLHTLVELYLNFRQFRYVKKNSKTVPQYFQEEITLQEHTKAASYSIAKLKLSSVELLWGVAILLFWTKAGGLAILNQYFALSATSAWYLSVLMILSFVGLNIILSLPFSLFKTFSLEEKFGFNKTTLKTFCLDFFKQLFLLSLIGFPLIALILWLLQSMGTYAWVYTWLFWVSFMVLMQWAYPVILAPLFNTFTPLEDEKLKTVILNLLKRCGFNGGGVFLMDGSKRSSHGNAYLSGLGSKKRIVFFDTLLKQLNTSEIESVLAHELGHFHHKHIQKFLLRYVAISFVAFFILGQLLNAAWFHQGLGVEGTFIWNFLILFSLSLSVFTFWLAPFSNLSSRKNEFEADQFAKEKASASDLKTALLKLSKDNAATLTPDSWYATYHYSHPDIVTRINHL; encoded by the coding sequence ATGCAAAGCCTATTTACAGCCAGTCAATTTTTTAACATCTTTCTTATAGCTTTGGTTCTACACACCCTTGTTGAGCTGTATTTAAATTTTAGACAATTTCGTTATGTAAAAAAAAATAGCAAAACAGTTCCCCAATACTTTCAAGAAGAAATTACCTTACAAGAACATACCAAAGCAGCCAGTTACAGTATTGCAAAATTAAAACTATCTTCAGTAGAGTTACTTTGGGGGGTTGCTATCTTGCTTTTTTGGACAAAGGCGGGAGGGCTTGCAATATTAAATCAGTACTTTGCTTTAAGTGCCACTAGCGCTTGGTATCTTTCTGTATTAATGATTTTAAGCTTTGTTGGTTTAAATATAATATTATCTTTACCTTTCTCTTTGTTTAAAACCTTTTCTTTAGAGGAAAAGTTTGGTTTTAATAAAACTACGCTAAAAACATTTTGTTTAGATTTTTTTAAACAATTGTTTTTGTTAAGTTTAATAGGCTTTCCCTTAATTGCTTTAATTTTGTGGCTATTACAAAGTATGGGAACTTATGCTTGGGTTTATACTTGGTTATTTTGGGTTAGTTTTATGGTGCTAATGCAATGGGCTTATCCAGTTATTTTAGCCCCATTGTTTAACACATTTACTCCCTTAGAAGATGAAAAACTAAAAACCGTTATCTTAAACTTACTAAAGCGCTGTGGATTTAATGGAGGGGGAGTTTTTTTAATGGATGGGTCTAAAAGAAGCAGTCACGGTAATGCTTATCTCTCTGGTTTGGGTTCAAAAAAGCGTATTGTTTTTTTCGATACATTGTTAAAACAGCTAAACACTTCAGAGATAGAAAGCGTACTTGCTCATGAACTAGGGCATTTTCACCACAAGCATATTCAAAAATTTTTATTGCGTTATGTAGCTATTAGCTTTGTTGCTTTTTTTATTTTAGGCCAGCTATTAAATGCAGCGTGGTTTCACCAAGGTTTAGGGGTTGAGGGTACTTTTATATGGAATTTTTTAATTCTGTTTTCTTTGTCCTTGTCGGTTTTTACTTTTTGGCTAGCACCATTTAGTAATTTATCTAGCCGTAAAAATGAATTTGAAGCCGATCAATTTGCTAAAGAAAAAGCTTCAGCCAGCGATTTAAAAACGGCTTTATTAAAATTAAGTAAAGATAATGCAGCTACCTTAACACCGGATTCATGGTATGCTACTTATCATTACTCTCACCCCGATATTGTAACAAGAATTAACCATTTATAA
- the rlmB gene encoding 23S rRNA (guanosine(2251)-2'-O)-methyltransferase RlmB — translation MKKPKLATSQNRVGLHACYECLLHRPKNVEKAYISRTKQDPLFVKIKKLLEKHNIPTEIVKKSFLDLMSFNHQGLGLKVNACLELDWKTLENAEESKKSMILCIDGVEDPHNLGALIRTAWLMGVKAIFVAEHQGLNALTPTVYKVACGGAEYVPVVFTTKLPFLIEKIKEKSYWVYGLSHRAKEDIYQCNYANNMAFVLGSESGGIRKSVENTCDVLLKIPQVSANASYNMSVAGALALSRGCL, via the coding sequence ATGAAAAAACCAAAACTTGCTACTTCACAAAACAGGGTAGGCTTACATGCGTGTTATGAATGCCTACTACATAGACCAAAAAATGTAGAAAAAGCTTATATTTCTCGCACAAAACAAGATCCTTTATTTGTTAAGATAAAAAAACTATTAGAGAAGCATAACATTCCTACAGAGATAGTAAAAAAATCTTTTTTAGATTTAATGAGCTTTAATCACCAAGGCTTGGGGCTGAAAGTAAATGCTTGTCTTGAGTTAGATTGGAAAACTTTAGAAAACGCAGAAGAAAGTAAAAAAAGTATGATTTTGTGCATTGATGGAGTCGAAGATCCTCATAATTTAGGCGCTTTAATTCGTACGGCTTGGTTAATGGGGGTTAAAGCTATTTTTGTAGCAGAACATCAGGGTTTAAATGCTTTAACGCCCACCGTTTATAAAGTAGCTTGCGGTGGGGCCGAATATGTTCCCGTGGTATTTACCACTAAATTGCCATTTTTAATAGAAAAAATAAAAGAAAAATCTTACTGGGTTTATGGCTTGTCTCATAGAGCTAAAGAAGACATATACCAATGTAACTACGCCAATAATATGGCTTTTGTATTAGGTTCTGAGTCGGGAGGCATTCGTAAATCTGTAGAAAATACTTGTGATGTGTTATTAAAAATCCCTCAAGTTTCCGCAAATGCTAGTTATAATATGTCTGTAGCTGGCGCTTTAGCTTTGTCCAGAGGCTGTTTGTAG
- the grxC gene encoding glutaredoxin 3: protein MSIVLYSTDYCPFCIRAKKLLKSKNLDFKEVNLSSNAEELTKLKQRTGMQTVPQIFIHDKLIGGFQELYELEQSAKLDALVNTPSN from the coding sequence ATGTCTATAGTTTTATACAGTACCGATTACTGCCCATTTTGTATTCGCGCAAAAAAATTGTTAAAATCTAAAAATTTAGACTTTAAAGAAGTTAATCTTTCTTCTAATGCAGAAGAACTTACAAAGCTAAAACAAAGAACGGGAATGCAAACTGTTCCGCAAATTTTTATTCATGATAAATTAATTGGCGGATTTCAAGAGTTATACGAACTAGAGCAAAGTGCCAAGTTAGACGCGCTTGTAAACACGCCCTCTAATTAA